The sequence below is a genomic window from Microbacterium sp. cx-55.
CACGGTCGATGCCGCCAAGCTCACGATGCAGGGCCTGGCCGACCTCCTCGGCGTCGACCGCAAGGCGCTGCACCATCACGTGAGCGGGCGCGAAGCCCTCCTCGAATTGCTCGCCGAAGACACCTTCCTCGCCAGGATGAGCGCGGTCGGCATCCCGGACGACGCCTCCTGGAAAGACGCCTGCCGCATCTTCGCCGACGCGATGCGGCGCGCGCTCGTCGACTCTGGCCCGCTCATGTCGCACTTCCGGGTCTCATCGCAGGTGACCCTCGCGTCGGTGCGCCCGGCCGAGATCGTGCTGGAACGGATGCTGGCCGCGGGCTTCGACGACGATACTGCGGGCCGCGGGCTGCTCCTCCTGACCACCGTCAGCGTCGGTTTCGCGCGCGAGCAGCTCTCCGCATCCGGCGCCGACGGGCATCCGCACGTCCGGAACTTCCGCGACATGCTCGCGCACGCCGACGCGGACGACCTGGGCGCGCTGCGCCGACTCGACCGCCGGGACTTCGACGCCTACGGCGACGAGCAGTTCCGCTTCGACATCGACGCGTTCCTCACGGCGATGTCGACGTACATCCCCTGACACCTCACATCACGACACCCGCCGACGGGCTGGCGCGGAGGATCAGCGGAGCGTGCGCCGGGCGCTGATCTGACCCGTGTCGAAGCCCATCAGGTGCAGGCCGCCGTGGAAGCGCGCGTGCTCGATCTTGATGCAGCGATCCATGACAACCGTGAGGCCCTTCGCCTCGCCGTCGCGGGCCGCATCCTCGTTCCAGATACCGAGCTGCGCCCACACCGTCGGCGCGCCCACGGCGAGCGCATCGTCGATCACCGAGGGCAGGTCGGACGCCTTGCGGAACACGTCGACGATGTCGGGCACCTCCGGGAGGGACGCGAGATCGGGGTACGCCTTCTGCCCGAGGATCACGTCGGCGTTCGGGTTCACGAAGTACACGCGGTAGTCCGAGGACTGCTGCAGGTAGGTCCCCACGAAGTAGCTGGATCGCGCGGGATTCGCGGACGCCCCGACGATCGCGACGCTCTTCGCCGCCCGCAGGATGCGGAGCCGCTCCTTCGCGGAGGGGCCCTCCCAGGTGCGCTGCGACTTCAGCAGCTTCGCGAGCGGCGAGTTCGCCGGCAGCGCGCACGTGAGACCGTTCGGGAGCCGCGTCGAAATCGTCTCCGCCTCGGTGGCGTGTCCCGGGGCGATCGAATCGGCCATCATGCCTCCTGTACGGCGGCGAGCGCCTGATCGAGGTCGTAGAGGATGTCGTCGACATCTTCGATGCCGACGCTGATGCGAACGAGCCCGGGAAGCACTCCTCCGTCGAGCAGCTGCTGCTCGGTGAGCTGCGCGTGGGTCGTGGAGGCCGGATGCAGCACCAGGGTCTTCGCGTCGCCGATGTTGGCCAGGTGGCTGGCGAGGTCGAGCGACTCGATGAACGTCTTACCCGCCGCGCGTCCGCCCTTGACGCCGAACCCGAAGACGGCGCCCGGCCCCTCCGGCAGATATTTCTTCGCGCGCTCGTGATGCGGATGCTGCGGCAGCCCCGCCCAGTTGACGTACTCCACGCGCGGGTCGGCGTCGAGCCACTCCGCGACGATGCGGGCGTTCTCGACGTGCGCCTTCATGCGGAAGGGCAGCGTCTCGACCCCTTGGGCGAGCAGGAATGCGGAGTGCGGCGCGAGCGCCGGTCCGATGTCACGCAGCTGTTCGGCGCGCAGGCGCGTGAGGAAGGCGTACTCGCCGAAGTTTCCCGACCACTCGAGCCCGCCGTAGCTCGGCACGGGCTCGGTGTACAGCGGGAACCGGTCGTTCTGCCAGTCGAATCGGCCGGACTCGACCACCACTCCGCCGAGGGTCGTGCCGTGCCCGCCGAGGAACTTCGTCGCGGAGTGCACGACGATGTCGGCGCCCCATTCGATCGGACGACACAAATACGGGGTCGCGACCGTCGAGTCGATGATGAGCGGCACGCCCGCATCGCGGGCGACGGCGGCGAGACCCTCGATGTCGGCGATCTCACCGGACGGGTTGGCCACCGTCTCGGCGAAGATCGCCTTGGTCTGCGGCGTCACGGCGGCGGCGTACGCGGCAGGGTCGGAGGAGGCGACGAACGTCGTCTGCACACCGAAGCGGCGAAGCGTGACGTCGAGCTGGGTGATCGACCCGCCGTACAGGTTCGCGCTCGCGACGATGTGGTCGCCGGCACCGGCGAGCGAGGCGAACGTGATGAACTGCGCCGACAGTCCGCTCGAGGTGGCGACGGCACCGAGGCCCTGCTCGAGTGACGCGATCCGCTCCTCGAAGGAGGCGGTCGTCGGGTTCGCGAGCCGGCTGTAGATGTTGCCGTACTTCTGCAGCGCGAAACGGGCGGCGGCATCATCCGTGTCGTCGAAGACGAAGGATCCCGACTGGTAGATCGGCAGCGCGCGGGCGCCCGTCACCGGGTCGGGGATGTTGCCGGCGTGGATGGCACGCGTGCGGAAGCCGTATTCGCGGTCTGCCATGGTGCGGACCCTTCGGGTCGGAGTCTGGGGGCCTCCCGAGCCTAGCCGCGCCGCGGATGCTGCCGGCCGATCGGCGACCCCCACCGTAATAGTGCGGCGGGGGTCAGTCCGCCGCGGCCGACTCCTCCGCGAGCGTCAGCACACGAGCGGCGGAGGCCGTCACGTGCGAGGTCGTGCGCGGATCGAGGAGGAGTGCGGATTGTCGCGCTGCCTCGACGCCGTCGACCCGGAGCTCGCCCTGGAGCAGCAGCACGAGCGATATGCCGACGAGGTCGGTCGGATCGTCGAGGGTTCGGAACGACAGGCGGGGCGGGGGCCCGGATGCGGCTGCGGTCAGCACGACCACGACGCTGGCGCCCGCGACCCGCAGCCGCGGACGCTGGAACACGATCGTGGGCGACCGCACCGACAGCGCGCGGTCGCGCCCGAGGGCCGCGACGCGATCGACCGCGTCGCCGACGCTCACCTGCGGCCCGGACAGTCCGACGATGCGTTGGTGGGTACCGGCCGGGGCGAGGAGCGTGGCCCGCGGGCCCTTCAGCTCGACGAGCTGCAATTGCCAGCGCAGGTCGAGCCCGGGTGCGGTCTCGACGTGGATCTCGCGGACGGTCCCCCGCCCGTCCTGCAGCGGCTGTCGCGGGAGCCCCCGGAAGGGGACGAGCCGCGGGAGGTCGTGAGAGCCCGCCGGGGAGCGGAGTTCAATGCCGTTCTCGGTCATCGGAAGAGCGGGTTCCCTGTCGGAAGACAGAAGTGCGGGGCGGCGAATGGACGCCGCCCCGCACTTCGTGGTGTGGGATCAGGCCTTGCTGTCGGCGAGGACGTAGCCCTCTTCGCCGTGCACGACCGTGTCGATGCCCGCGATCTCGTCTTCGTTCTTGACGCGGAAGCCGATGGTCTTCTCGATCGCGAAGCCGATGATGAAGGCGAGCACGAAGGAGTAGATCATCACGGAGAAGGCGGCGATCGCCTGCACCAGCAGCTGGGTGCCGTCACCACCGACGAAGAGGCCGGTGCCGTTGGCGAAGAAGCCGAGGTACAGCGTTCCGATCAGACCACCGACGAGGTGGATGCCGACGACGTCGAGCGAGTCGTCGAAGCCGATCTTGAACTTGAGCTCGATCGCCAGGGCGCAGACCGCACCGGCGATGAGGCCGAGCAGGATCGCCCAGATCGGGTGCAGCGAACCGCAGGCCGGGGTGATCGCGACGAGACCCGCAACGGCACCGGATGCTGCGCCGACCGAGGTGGGCTTGCCGTCCTTGATCTTCTCGACGACGAGCCACGCCAGCAGAGCGGCCGCGGGAGCGGCGATCGTGTTGACGAACGCGAGTGCCGCGATGCCGTCGGCGGCGAGCTCGGAGCCCGCGTTGAAGCCGAACCAGCCGAACCACAGGAGGCCGGCGCCGAGGAGAACGAACGGCGGGTTGTGAGGGACGTGGACGCCCTTCTGGAAGCCGACGCGCTTGCCGAGGACGAGCGCGAGAGCCAGAGCTGCCGCACCGGCGTTGATGTGCACCGCGGTACCACCGGCGAAGTCGATCGCGCCGAGGCCGAACGCTTCCTGCAGACCGTGGGTGATCCAGCCGCCGTAGGCGAAGCTGCCGTCATCGGCGAGGCCGAAGTTGAAGACCCAGCTGGCGACCGGGAAGTACACGATCGTCGCCCAGAGCGCGGCGAAGATCATCCAGGAGCCGAACTTGGCACGGTCGGCGATGGCACCCGAGACCAGCGCGACGGTGATGATGGCGAACGTGGCCTGGAAGGCGACGAAGGCGAGCGGCGGGTAGGCAGAACCCTCCGGAGCCTCGAGCAGGCTGTTCAGGCCGAGGGCCGACCAGTCGATCTGCCAGGGGGCGATGGTGCCCTCTGCGCCGGGGAAGGCGATGGCGTAGCCGTAGAGAACCCACAGCACGCCGATGAGGCCCAGCGCGCCGAAGCTCATCATCATCATGCTGATGACGCTCTTGGCCTTGACGAGGCCTCCGTAGAAGAAGGCGAGTCCGGGGGTCATCAGCAGCACGAGGGCTGCACAAATGAGTATGAAGGCGGTGTTTCCTTGGTCCATCTCGAAGAGACCTCTCTGCAGGGACGCAGGGCGTAGCGTCGGGTAGCCCACAGCTTGTCGCGCGTTCGTTTCACCGCGCGGGTCGTTGTGTTACCTGCAGGTTTCGAGAGGCCCCCTTCGTGTAAACAACAGATTGCGGGGCCCGTGGAAGGTGCCGGGCGTCTCCGGTGAGGGTGCCCGGTCGGGCCCCGATCGCCCGCGGCGACGGCAAGGCACCCGCATACCACTGCGCCCGCCCCGGGGTGTGCGGCAGGGCGGGCTCGCGCGGGCAGGATACGGTCGGCTCATCGCGAGGGCGCGGTCGGAATCCTCCGGCCGCGACTCCCCGATCGAGGGGGGCAGGCTCATGCCGTTGTTCGAACTGGAGGCCAGTCGCAGCGGGCGGCGGCGTGTGTTCTTACGCGCGCAGCTGCCGTTCCTCCTCGGCGCCCTCTTCCTCGCGCTCGTCACGTGGTTCGCGCTCCCGGATGACGCTCTGTCGCCGCTCATGGTCGGCGGCTACGTCCTCGCGTTCGCCGCGTCGGTCGCAGCGCTCTGGGTGCCGTGGGAGCAGTTCGCCCGGCCGTGGATGATGTCGGTCGCCGTCATCGACATGGCCGCCGTCGCCCTCATCCGCGCAGAGCTCCTCCCCGACCTCCCCGCGGTGACGATGCTCGCCGTCTTCCCGATCTTCTGGCTCGCCTACGGATTCCCCTGGTACGGGATCGTTGTCGCGGTGCTGGGCGCCGTGTTCATGACCTCGTTCGGCTTCTTCGTGGGCAACACCTGGCCGACGACCCCGATCGAGTGGGCACGCCTGATCACCCTTCCGGTCCTCATCGTCGGGGTCGCGGTCGTGGTGTACATCGCGGCACGGCATCTGCGGCGAAACTCCGCGCGGGTCAGAGCAGCCCAGCACGATCAGGAGATCGCCCTGCGGGCCGCGCAGGATGCCGAAGCCCTCGCACTCAGCATTCTGAACACGGTGTCCGCCGGCGTCGCGTTCTACGACGCCGACGGGCGGCTCGATGTCGCCAACGAACTCGCGCACCGGATGGTGGGGATGGTCGGGTTCCGACTCGACGAACCGCCGTATGCCGGAGACAACGTGCTCGCCGCCGACCGGCGGAGCGAGATTCCCTACGCGGACCAGATCATTCCGCGTGCGCTCCGGGGTGAGACGATCGAGGACCACGTCGAGTGGCTCGGCCCACCCGATGCGCAGGTCGCCATCATGGCGTCGGCCAGACGGGTGTACCGCGACGATGGCGAAGTGCTCGGAACGGTCGTCGTCGCCTACGACGTCACCGAACTGGCCGATGCGATCGAGGTACGCGAACAGTTCCTGCGTACGGTGTCGCACGAGCTGCGCACCCCGATGACGTCGATCACCGGGTTCCTCGACCTCATCGATGAAGCCGTGAGCCCCGAGAACGAGCGGCTGCACGGGTACATCCAGATCGTGACGCGCAAGACCGACGACCTCGTCGACCGGATCGGCGAGCTGCTGGCGGCGAACGACGACGAACGCCCGCTGGCGCGGAGCGACGTCGACCTCGTGCCGGCGATCCTTCGAGCGGTTGACGACACCCGCACGGCGGCGTCGCGGCGCGGGATGACCGTCGCGCTGGATGCTCCGGCCACGCTCGCCGCGCGGGTCGATCTCCCCCGCCTGACCGACGCGGTCACGGAGCTGCTGACGAACGCGGTGAAGTTCGGCGACGACGGCACGGCGATCACGGTCCGCGTCGGGCGCGTCGACGACCGCATCACCGTCGCGGTGACCAACCGCGGAGTCGGCATCACGCACGCCGAGCAGCGCAGGATCTTCGACCGCTTCTACCGCACCGCATCTGCGCGCTCGCGTGCCGTGCAGGGATTCGGGCTGGGACTCACCAACGCTCGCGAGGTGGTCGCGGCGCACGGCGGGCACATCCTGATCGACAGCGTTCCGGATGCGGCAACCACGTTCACGATCGACATCCCGACGGGCTGAGCGCGGAGCCGACGCGCGTGAGGCGCGAGCCCCGCGTCAGGGCTGGAGGCGCTCCGCGTCCCAACCGCCCGCGGCGGAGCGCCGGTACGACAGGCGCCGATGCATCCGGTCACGGCTGCCGTGCCAGAACTCGACGGTCTCGGGAACCAGGCGGTAGGCGACCCAGCTGGCGGGGCGCGGGACCGCGTCGCCGTAGCGATCGAGGAGGTCGTTCGCCGACTCGATCAGTCCCGCGAGGGTGGACTCCGGGCCGGCCGGGAAGGGCGCCGACTGGTGAGCGACCGCGGTGGCCGCGCGGGACTTCGGCGAACGGTCGGCGAAGAGCGCGTCGGATTCCGCATCCGTCATCCGTTCGACCGCGCCCTCGAACCGCAGCTGTTGCATCGTCTCGCGCCAGTACGCCTGCAGCGCCGCACGCGGATTCTCGGCGAGGTGGGCACCCTTGCGGCTCTCGGTCGAGGAGCCGAACACGACGCCCCGCTCGTCGAGCCGTTTGACGTCGACCGTGCGCGCCGACACGCTCCCTTCGGCGGATGCGGTCGCGAGCGTCATCGACAACGGCTCGCTCACCGCACGTTCATCGGCGAGCCGCAGCCACTCCTTCGCGAGCACCAGGGGGTCGGCGGGAGGGCGATCGAACTCCGGGAGCACGAGGCCGGCGTCGCCGGAGAGCGGAATGCGTGCGGGGTTCGGCGCGGGATCGGTCACGTCGCGACCCTACCCGCGCGCGTCACGACGCGTCGGCCGGGGCGCTCGCGTCGGTGCCCGGCAGGCGCTCGTCGGTGCCGACCGTGTCGGGGATGCCGGGAATGTCGGCCTCGGAGTGCTCCGCCTCATCCGTCGCCGCGGCCGCATCCTTCGCCGCCTCGACATCGGCCGCGCCGGGTGAGACGGCACTGCCGTCGCCGTCGGCAGCAGCGGTCTTCACCTCGTCGCTGACCGCGTCGGTGGGCGGGGCGTCGTCGTGCGTCGCGTCGTCGGCGTCGCGCGTGCGGGGCAGGTTGTCGCTCATGGGAAGCTCCTTCGTCGTGCGTCGGATGCGGCGGCCCGCGCCAGTCAGCGCCAGGGCAGGTTGAGGTCGCCGGGGTCGACATCGACGTCGCCGACGTCATCGGGTCCGCCCGTTCCGGGCTCGACCTTCACATCGTCCTCGTCGATGTCGGGATCGTTCTGCGCGGCGGGGCTGCCCTCGGCCTGCTTCTGCGCGGTCTCGGATTCGCTGGCCGGGCTGTATGCCATGTCTTTCCGGAGCGACTCCTCCTCCGAGAGCCCTTGCGCCGGGGGCGCGGGCGGCAGCTCGTCGTTCTCTCCGGCGGCGATGCGGGTGCGATCTTCAGCGTTCATGCGCCCGACGCTAGGCCGTGCCGGACGCGCGAAGGCACCCTTGACAGCGCCCGCATCCGCGCCGTCGACTCAGGCGGACGCGCGCAGCCGCTCGCGCACCTCGCGGCGCTGCACCTTGCCGATGAGCGAACGCGGAAGGTCGTCCATCGCCTCGATGCGCCGCGGCACCTTGTAGGCGGCGAGGCGGGTGCGGCAGTAGTCGCGGAGCGCATCCGCATCCAGGTCCACCCCGTCCCGCAGCACGACGGCCGCCGCGACCTGCTCGGCACCGTCGGGTCGGGAGACGGCCACCACGGCCGCCGCGGTCACGTCCGGATGCGACTCGAGCACGCTCTCCACCTCCGAGGGCGCGACGTTGAAGCCGCCCGTGATGATGAGCTCCTTCAACCGGTCGACGATCGTGACGAATCCATCGGTGGAGACCGACGCGATGTCGCCCGTGCGCAGCCATCCGTCGGGGAGGAGAGTCGCCGACGTCTCCGCCGGCCGCCGCCAGTACCCCTGGAACACCTGCGGACCGCGGATGAGGAGTTCCCCGGCCTCCCCCGGCGCCCGATCGACCGTGGGGTCATCGGGGTCGACGACGCGGATCTCGGTGCTCGGGAACGGCACCCCGACGGTGCCGGGGCGGCGCGAGGGTCCGATCGGGTTGCCGAGGGCGACCGGGGACGTCTCCGTCATGCCGTAGCCCTCGACGAGCAGCCCGCCGCTGGCGTGCTCCCACTTGGCCACCGTCGCGATCGGGAGGCTCATCGCCCCGGAGATCGCGAAGCGCACGGTCGACAGGTCGATGGTGTTGCGGGATGCCGCACGGGCGAGCTGGTCGTAGATCGGCGGCACGGCGGGGAGGAAGGTCGGCGGGCTGTGGCGCGCCGCATCCGCCACCAGGCCGACATCGAACTTCGGGAACAGCACGAGTCGCGCACCGATGCTCATGGCGAACGTCAGGCAGAGCGTCATTCCGTAGGCGTGGAAGAGCGGGAGCACGCCGTAGAAGACCTCGTCGCCCTCGCGCAGCCCCGGCACCCACGCGCGGCCCTGCTCGGCGTTCGCGCGCAGGTTGCCGTGGGTGAGGATCGCGCCCTTCGGGGATCCCGTGGTGCCGCTCGTGTACTGCAGCAGCGCGATGTCGCGGACGGCCGGACGCGGATGCCGGCGCGACAACCGTCGGGACTGCACGAGCCGAGCCCACTCGAGCGGACGGCGGGCGGTCGGCTTCTGCGTGAGCTGCGCCCGAGCCGTGCGCGCCTTCGGAATCGGGAGGCGGAGTGCGAGGCGCTTGCCGAGCGGCAGCTCGGTGGTCAAGTCGACGCTGATCGTCTTCTCGAGCTGCAGGTCGGCCGGGAAAGCAGCCACGGTGTCGTAAATCTTGTCCCACACGATCGCGAAGCGCGCCTCGTGGTCCTCGAACTGGTGGCGCAGCTCGCGGGCGGTGTACAGCGGGTTGTGTTCGACGACGATCGCCCCGAGGCGCAGGATCGCGTAGAAGGCGACGACGTGCTGCGGGCAGTTCGGCAGCACGAGGGCGACGCGGTCACCGGCCGTGACGCCGAGACGCCGAAGCCCCTCCGCGGCGCGGTCGATCTGCTCGCCGAGCTCCCGATACGTCGTCACCGCGCCGAAGAACTCGAGCGCGGGCTTGCGCCCGTAGAGCCGGACGCTGGCGTCGATCATGTCGACCAGCGACTCGGTCGGATCCTCGATCGTTTCCGGGACGCCGGGCGCGTAGGCCTTCAGCCACGGCTTGGATGCGTAGGGGTTCGACTCGGAGTTCATGCCCCCATCCTCGCCGTCGACAGATGCATGCTCGGGCATATTGACAGATCGCGGGTCATCCCGAAGAGGGCGCCGCGATGGCAAGCCCCGGGACGGATCGCCGTGCGCATGCGAGGGTGGGTCCATGCGACGCATCGGTGCGATCTTCACCCCGTACTTTCCACCCGAGGCCCTGCGCGATGCCGCCGAAGCCGCCGACCAGGCCGGGGTTCCCGAGCTCTGGTTGTGGGAGGACTGCTTCCGAGAGTCGGCGTTCGCGGCCGCATCCGCGGTCCTCGCGTGGACGACGAGCCTACGGGTCGGCATCGGAGTCGCCCCGATGCCGCTGCGAAACGTCGCACTCACCGCCATGGAGATCGCCACCGTCGAGCGGCTCTTCCCGGGGCGGATCATTCCGGGCGTCGGGCACGGCGTGCTTCCGTGGATGGCGCAGGTCGGCGCCCGCGCGGCGTCGCCGCTCACGCTCATGCGCGAGTACGTGCCCGCGCTCCGGTCGCTGCTCGCCGGCGAAAAGGTGCAGACGGCGGGCCGATACGTCACTCTCGACGACGTGCGGCTGGACTGGCCGCCGCGGGTCGCCCCCCGCGTGCTGGTCGCCGGCGAAGGCCCGAAGACCGTGCGTCTCACCGGCGAGGTCGGCGACGGCACGATCCTCCCGGGCGGCAGCACCCCCGAACGGGTGACGCGCACGCTCGCCCTCGCGCAGGAGGGCCGCGCGTCCGCCGGGCGGGATGCCGCGCACGAGCTCGTCGTCTTCGTCCGCGCCGCGTTCGGCGGTGACGATGCGCGCGAGGCGCTCCGCACCGAGATCGCCGCGGAAGCCGGCGAGGTCGATGACGCCCTGATGATCAGCGGAGACGCGGATGCGGTCGCCGCGGGCATCGAACCCTTCTACGCGGCCGGCGCGACATCGGTCATCCTGCAGCCGATCTTCGCCGAGACAGACCTTCCCGGGTTCATGACGAACGCAGGGTCGGTGGCACGCCTCCTCGGGAGTTCGTGAGTCGCCGCCGCCGGAGCTGACCGCGGCGACCGGCCGTCGCGGAGACGCCGCCATCCGTCCGTCTGACCCGTAGTGCATGATGGGGTCAGCGTGACGGACGGGGGCCCGGGGATGACCACGCAAGACCGTACGTCGGACGGCTTCTCCGACCTGGCGCAGTGGATGGACGCGGAGGCGGATCCCGCCGCCGAATCGCCGGAAGACGCACGGCGGCGACGCCGTCGGCGGCGAACGGTGTGGATCGTCGCACTCGTTCTCGTCGCTATCGTGGTCGGGGTTCCCGGCGGCTACGTCGCGTGGGCGCTGAATGCTCCGCTGCCCCCGCCCACCGGGTCCGCGCAGGCACCGGCGGTGCCGGTCGGCGGGGCCGTGACCCTCGCCCTCCCGTCCGACGGGGCATCGGCGATCAGTGTCTCCGGCGCGGAGGCTTATCTCGGACCGGACGCGAGCGGCATCTGGGCGACGAGCGGCACGGATGAGGCCCGCCCGATCGGCAGCATCAGCAAGCTCATCACGGCGCTCGTCGTTCTCGACGCGAAGCCGCTGGCGAGCGCGGAAGACCCCGGACCCACGCTGACGTTCGACGAGGCCGACAACGATCTGTACGACAAGTACTACGTCATGGGCGCCACGATCGCCGCGATGCCGACCGGCAGCGCGATGTCGCAGCACGACGCCCTCGCGACCATGCTGCTGCCGTCGGCCAGCAACTACGCCGAGGCGGTGTCGACCTGGGCCTTCGGTTCGCAGGGCGCGTTCGTGAGCGCGACGAGGCGATGGCTCGCCGAGAACGGCATGACCGGCACGACGATCGTCGAACCCACCGGCATCAATCCGCGCAACAGCAGCACCAAGACCGATCTGCTCACGCTCGGCCGGCTCGCCGCCGCGCAGCCGGTGATCGCCCAGCTGGCGGCGACGAACTCGCTGACCGTTCCGGGCGCGGGGGTTCTGCACAACACGAATGACCTGCTGGGCGAGTCCGGAATCACCGGCTTGAAGACGGGGAACCTCGGCGAGAACAGCTACAACCTGCTCTACACCGCAACGCTCGATGCCGGGCCGGCAGGGCCACTCAGCGTCACGGGCGTGTCGCTCGGCGGGTTCTCGCACGACTCGGTGAACGCCGGCGTGCTCGCGCTGCTCGCCAGCATCCGCGGAGGATTCCACGATGTGACGGTGGCGACGGCCGGGCAGCGGATCGGTACGGTGCGCACCGAGTGGGGCGCGACGGCGGCGATCGTGATCGACGAAGACCGCTCGCTCTACACGTGGTCCGATACCCCCATCACCGTCTCGCTCCGCATCCCGGCCCTCGACGCACCGGGAGCCGCGGGGCCCGTGCTCATCGCCCCCGAGGACGGCGCCGTGATCGGAACGATCACGTGGACGGCCGGGCCGAACACGGTCGAGTCGGATGTGCGAATCGAGGGCACGATCGAGCAGCCGTCGGAGTGGTGGCGGCTCACTCACCCCGGCCAGCTCGGCAACGGGTAACGCCCGCGCGTCAGCCCTGCCGCCCCTTGAACCGGGGGTTGAGCTTGTTGATGACGAAGACTCGTCCGCGCCGACGCACCACCTGCGCGCCGGGCTGGTTCTTCAACGATTTGAGTGACGACCGAACTTTCACAGCGACTCCTTATTGATAATAGTTCTCAAGAAGAGACTATGCTGATCACTCGGCGGATGCGACGTCCGCCGCGAAGTGAGCCGTCAAGAGGAAGAGGTGCCGACATGGAGTCCGGCCCCATCGTGATCGTCGGCGTCTGCACGCCGGAACGTCGTCGATACGTGTCGCGCGCGGCTGCCGCGCTCAGCCTGCGGGTCGCGCACGCCGCCGGAGGGCGCGGGAGGACGGCGTCGCTGCCGACGAATCCGCACACCGTCAGCGCGGACGCGCAGCGCGGGATGCTGATCGACGCCGCGACCGACATCGAACTCGAGCACTTCCTCGTCTCGCCACGAGAACTCGTCGACGTCGTGTGCGTGGTCGATGCGGTGCACATGCTCGGCGACTTGCGCGACGACGTGCCCCTGATGGAGCACGCCCCGGCCGGCGATGACCGCGGCGACCACGGTTCACGCGCACGGCAGGCCGCATCCTTCATCGAAGCCGCGTCGCTCGTCGCCTTCGTGAACTGGGAAGAGGTCGAGACCGCCCGACTCGCGGTGCTCATGGCGCTCGCGTCACACCTGAACCCGACTGCCCGCATCCGGCTCAGCCGTCACCCCGCGGACGACGTGCGGTCGATTGCCGCCGCAGCGCCGACCGAGACCCCCTGGCAAATGCGCGCGGGGTGGGTGC
It includes:
- a CDS encoding D-alanyl-D-alanine carboxypeptidase family protein encodes the protein MTTQDRTSDGFSDLAQWMDAEADPAAESPEDARRRRRRRRTVWIVALVLVAIVVGVPGGYVAWALNAPLPPPTGSAQAPAVPVGGAVTLALPSDGASAISVSGAEAYLGPDASGIWATSGTDEARPIGSISKLITALVVLDAKPLASAEDPGPTLTFDEADNDLYDKYYVMGATIAAMPTGSAMSQHDALATMLLPSASNYAEAVSTWAFGSQGAFVSATRRWLAENGMTGTTIVEPTGINPRNSSTKTDLLTLGRLAAAQPVIAQLAATNSLTVPGAGVLHNTNDLLGESGITGLKTGNLGENSYNLLYTATLDAGPAGPLSVTGVSLGGFSHDSVNAGVLALLASIRGGFHDVTVATAGQRIGTVRTEWGATAAIVIDEDRSLYTWSDTPITVSLRIPALDAPGAAGPVLIAPEDGAVIGTITWTAGPNTVESDVRIEGTIEQPSEWWRLTHPGQLGNG
- the ykgO gene encoding type B 50S ribosomal protein L36, with the translated sequence MKVRSSLKSLKNQPGAQVVRRRGRVFVINKLNPRFKGRQG
- a CDS encoding GTP-binding protein, with product MESGPIVIVGVCTPERRRYVSRAAAALSLRVAHAAGGRGRTASLPTNPHTVSADAQRGMLIDAATDIELEHFLVSPRELVDVVCVVDAVHMLGDLRDDVPLMEHAPAGDDRGDHGSRARQAASFIEAASLVAFVNWEEVETARLAVLMALASHLNPTARIRLSRHPADDVRSIAAAAPTETPWQMRAGWVQALNSEHEPFMTDRRVQTFRYEQLRAFHPGRLREVLDDDIDSGRMGRVLRSVGFCRLATRPNILGRWEQVGSAMWIDPLAEDDGLHTVGQEIVFTGLDMHPRRLHDALDRAALTDAELAGGPAVWRRFADPLPPWPVDTSRTDH